One stretch of Paenibacillus sp. FSL R5-0341 DNA includes these proteins:
- a CDS encoding leucine-rich repeat domain-containing protein: protein MVAVAFHTDPRGTAYELLIDELIEKTDRFMLVDRKYAEEATPERVAKVLQRLEPYLIENSTMEEMMMQSGAMYSEGIYYIYRCTPESGQVLKEEANRFHDWCYPSLPDDLCFLEEDGSDYFYTVSHENMYGMHITQEEAIELMERITGLFFRLDRHQDIHCLLDDAIRHQTDVLNISSHYLKEIPERIRELKHLKRLTIFEQDVYTLPPALFELTTLEELEIMTADLEGIHQDIGKLEQLRELRIYCGSSYHVPTGWKPKEKSDLGLKHIPAEIGELSELVTLDIGYSGIRELPPELEQLKKLRYLSVTNGLIEETPDMVKRMNWLLGVNLNSTPLGISLEHILSEEES, encoded by the coding sequence ATGGTAGCCGTAGCTTTTCACACCGATCCAAGAGGAACTGCCTATGAACTGTTGATTGACGAATTGATCGAAAAGACAGATCGTTTTATGCTAGTTGACAGGAAGTATGCTGAAGAAGCTACACCTGAAAGAGTTGCAAAAGTGTTACAGAGACTCGAGCCGTATCTGATTGAAAACAGTACGATGGAAGAAATGATGATGCAAAGTGGTGCTATGTACTCAGAAGGGATCTACTACATATACCGTTGCACGCCGGAATCAGGGCAGGTCCTTAAGGAGGAAGCCAATCGCTTTCATGACTGGTGTTATCCGTCATTGCCGGATGATCTTTGTTTTCTGGAAGAGGACGGGAGTGACTATTTCTATACTGTTTCTCATGAGAATATGTATGGGATGCATATTACACAAGAAGAAGCAATTGAGCTAATGGAGCGAATCACTGGGTTATTTTTTAGATTAGATCGGCATCAGGACATTCATTGCTTACTGGACGATGCGATTAGACATCAGACCGATGTGCTGAATATTAGTTCACATTACTTGAAAGAGATTCCTGAACGGATTCGGGAATTGAAGCACTTGAAACGTTTGACGATTTTTGAGCAGGATGTTTATACGCTTCCTCCAGCTCTTTTTGAACTGACAACATTGGAAGAATTGGAGATCATGACGGCCGATTTGGAAGGTATTCACCAAGACATTGGGAAATTGGAACAACTTCGAGAGCTGAGAATTTATTGCGGCAGTTCATATCATGTTCCAACCGGGTGGAAGCCGAAGGAAAAGTCGGACCTTGGTCTGAAGCATATTCCTGCCGAGATTGGTGAATTGAGCGAACTGGTGACTCTGGATATAGGATACTCGGGCATTCGTGAACTTCCGCCTGAACTGGAGCAACTGAAGAAGCTGCGTTATTTGAGTGTAACTAATGGTTTAATCGAGGAAACGCCGGATATGGTGAAGCGAATGAATTGGCTTCTGGGTGTGAATCTGAACAGTACTCCATTGGGAATTAGT
- a CDS encoding SMI1/KNR4 family protein, translated as MDELSRLLDERIQDQEIRQLFEEYQQREGASQESLDVFEKEYGVRLPGDFRTFYQGKDGSGYGLHVLYPSDAENGRCTPFYLMSLEEIRETKQYFCEVDEKLEEYYSAEEISQLDPEIKPYLFHKSWIPFATIAGGSLYLMLDFDPTAEGKYGQIIMYVHDPDFVYYLTPTFTDMLSMSNRNLKMMDEITY; from the coding sequence ATGGACGAGCTGAGTCGCTTGTTAGATGAGAGAATACAGGATCAAGAGATTCGGCAATTGTTCGAAGAATATCAACAACGGGAAGGTGCATCCCAGGAAAGTCTCGATGTATTTGAAAAAGAGTATGGCGTCCGGCTGCCTGGCGATTTTCGTACCTTTTACCAAGGCAAAGACGGCAGTGGCTACGGGTTGCATGTGCTGTACCCGAGTGATGCCGAGAACGGTCGATGTACGCCATTTTATCTGATGTCATTGGAAGAGATTCGAGAGACCAAACAATACTTCTGTGAAGTGGATGAGAAGCTCGAAGAGTATTATTCTGCCGAAGAGATCAGCCAGCTGGACCCGGAGATCAAACCATACCTGTTTCATAAATCATGGATCCCTTTTGCAACAATCGCGGGAGGTTCACTGTATCTGATGCTCGATTTCGATCCAACGGCGGAAGGCAAGTATGGTCAGATTATCATGTACGTACACGATCCGGACTTTGTTTATTACCTAACACCTACCTTCACAGATATGCTCAGCATGTCGAACCGTAATCTGAAGATGATGGATGAGATTACATATTAA